The Apostichopus japonicus isolate 1M-3 chromosome 6, ASM3797524v1, whole genome shotgun sequence genome contains a region encoding:
- the LOC139968923 gene encoding uncharacterized protein, giving the protein MPRFASAPVKMDSLLPQLDRQSKPHRDKEANPPSFDSICSKLPLILQREDDRADRRQTWTRETKRPRLHPSYSKSNVRRKMDSVQISDELSPMPYQAQLFRSSTSLKMVPLKKYHHMPSFSQPLPDQVTKTKSVPFHSRSRFLAEDHSSSILDWQGYYSTGDQEESEMKRDSAGTLESEYRDLHVGGRPSNLMEREDSSMWASKTNVKLPRKKEKIRPWPEMETQQQPRPKSESDPVDRDNTVSSLSKKDGKTFKSLSLEEMSIRRQMTKIKPVKRRENDPRISDHLADKVSKKRMQPPITETSHKLERVHSYPSKRAMVSRDEQKGGQKTVKLLASEKYHNLYGKETRQRSVGGFKKGSGTDRRPFAVGERERMKDYGGYVCHHRVKMTETGKSGGETRETEEEEEEVNVKCEAVAFPLQERLTESPVDETITETEEVTENCDGESDRVLSEIMEAEAVSSPHLSEAIVMTPESPYLLQLSTLLDYITEEKMKYLTKTFHKLDGDKDGHLKFQELESELPRALSEAQKVFIKEVYNVVSSSTFFGLSEFCTVALICEFLLKLPPAPRDAIESSLYTQESISYLMRQFNKSDLRRACAISIQAMFGLLQVVEPQRIDRILNDLHLNADNTIPKVDFICYIPYFLSMPEQCNRIV; this is encoded by the exons ATGCCGAG GTTTGCTTCAGCACCAGTCAAGATGGATTCCTTACTACCGCAACTTGACCGCCAAAGTAAACCTCATCGTGATAAAGAGGCAAACCCTCCATCATTCGATTCCATCTGTTCCAAATTACCTCTGATTCTTCAACGAGAGGACGATAGAGCAGATAGAAGGCAGACGTGGACCAGGGAG ACTAAGCGGCCGAGGTTACATCCAAGCTACAGTAAGAGCAATGTGAGACGAAAGATGGACTCCGTTCAGATTTCTGACGAATTGTCTCCAATGCCATATCAAGCCCAGTTATTTCG ATCATCAACTTCATTAAAAATGGTTCCATTGAAGAAGTACCATCACATGCCAAGTTTTAGTCAACCGTTACCTGACCAAGTCACGAAGACTAAATCAGTTCCGTTCCACTCAAGAAGCAGGTTCTTGGCTGAAGACCACAGCTCAAGTATCTT GGACTGGCAGGGTTATTATTCAACTGGAGATCAAGAGGAATCAGAGATGAAGAGAGACTCCGCTGGGACGTTAGAGTCGGAATACAGAGATTTGCATGTCGGAGGGCGACCTTCCAATCTAATGGAGAG AGAAGATTCATCAATGTGGGCATCCAAAACCAATGTCAAGCTTccgagaaagaaagaaaagatccGACCATGGCCAGAAATGGAAACACAGCAGCAGCCCAGACCAAAGTCCGAGTCCGACCCAGTTGACCGGGATAATACCGTCTCGAGCTTATCAAAGAAGGACGGTAAGACTTTTAAGTCGTTGAGTCTAGAGGAGATGTCCATCAGGAGACAGATGACCAAGATAAAACCGGTCAAGCGGAGGGAAAACGATCCACGGATATCGGATCACCTCGCCGATAAAGTCAGCAAGAAACGAATGCAACCTCCGATCACAGAGACCAGTCATAAACTGGAAAGGGTACATTCTTACCCATCAAAGAGGGCCATGGTTTCAAGAGATGAACAAAAGGGCGGCCAGAAAACTGTCAAGTTATTAGCTAGTGAAAAGTACCATAATTTATACGGAAAGGAAACGAGGCAGAGAAGTGTCGGAGGTTTCAAAAAGGGAAGCGGAACGGATAGGCGTCCGTTCGCCGTCGGGGAGAGAGAGCGAATGAAAGATTATGGTGGGTACGTATGTCATCACAGAGTTAAGATGACAGAGACGGGAAAGAGTGGCGGAGAGACAAGAGAAacggaggaggaagaagaagaagtaaatGTGAAATGCGAGGCAGTTGCCTTTCCCCTGCAAGAGAG ACTCACAGAATCTCCAGTAGATGAGACAATAACAGAAACTGAAGAAGTCACAGAGAATTGCGATGGGGAGAGTGACCG TGTATTATCTGAAATCATGGAGGCGGAGGCAGTCAGCTCGCCTCACCTGTCCGAGGCGATAGTGATGACGCCGGAGTCACCGTACCTCTTACAATTATCAACTCTGCTGGATTACATCACGgaggaaaaaatgaaatacttAACCAAAACATTCCACAAGCTAGACGGAGATAAAGATGG ACATCTCAAGTTTCAAGAGTTAGAATCAGAACTTCCACGAGCATTAAGCGAAGCACAAAAGGTTTTCATTAAAGAG GTTTACAATGTGGTCAGTTCGAGTACATTCTTTGGCTTGTCCGAATTTTGCACTGTTGCCTTAATTTGTGAGTTTCTTCTGAAGTTACCTCCAGCACCGAGGGACGCCATAGAGTCCAGTCTTTATACACAGGAATCCATCTCATATCTCATG AGGCAGTTCAACAAATCAGACTTAAGAAGAGCATGTGCCATATCCATACAGGCTATGTTTGGTTTACTTCAGGTGGTAGAACCTCAACGGATAGACAGAATTCTTAATGATCTTCACCTT AATGCTGATAATACGATCCCTAAAGTGGACTTCATCTGTTATATTCCATACTTTCTTAGTATGCCGGAACAGTGTAACAGAATAGTGTAA